The Candidatus Neomarinimicrobiota bacterium genomic sequence CCCTGTTTGAAAGCGAGCTTTTTGGCCACGTCAAGGGAGCCTTCACAGACGCCAAGGAAAACCGGGCCGGAAGGTTCGAAATGGCATCCGGCGGCACCCTGTTTTTAGACGAGATTGGCAATTTGCATCTCCCGCTTCAGGCCAAGCTTTTGGCCGCGTTGCAGAACCGCACGGTAACACGGGTGGGATCGGGTACGCTCGTACCCATAGACATCCGGCTGATTTGCGCCACGAACACGCCCATCTACGAGATGGTGGAGGAGAACCGGTTTCGTCAGGATCTCCTTTACCGGATCAACACGGTGGAGATAAGGCTCCCGCCTCTCCGGGAGCACGCCGAGGACATTCCGCTTCTGGTTGAGCACTTTCTGGGTATCTACTGTCGGAAATACCAGAAACCCACAAAGAAGATCCAGGCGTCGACCTTGACCAGGCTTGAAAAATACAGTTGGCCCGGAAACGTTCGCGAGCTGCGACACGCGGTGGAGAGGGCGGTGATCATGAGCGATTCGGATGCGCTTGAGCCGGAGGATTTCTTCCTGACACAGCCCCGGACCAAACGTGACGGCTTGGCATTGGAGACTTACAATCTGGACTTAGTGGAGGAGAAAGTCATCCGAAAGGTCCTGGCCAAGCACGGCGGTAATGTTTCGTACGCGGCCAAAGAACTCGGTCTGACCAGAACGTCACTCTATCGGAGAATTCAGAAGTATGGGCTATAGGTCATTTCGCGTAATCTGCATGATCAGGATCGCACTGCTGGCGGCTACCATCTTTCTTTTAATCTACCTGGTGCGCGAGACCTCGCTGTTTGCCACCAGCCTGATAGTGGGAGCCGCGATCATACTGGAGG encodes the following:
- a CDS encoding sigma-54 interaction domain-containing protein, with the protein product NGTGKELAAREIHRQSTRADEVFISVDMGAIPETLFESELFGHVKGAFTDAKENRAGRFEMASGGTLFLDEIGNLHLPLQAKLLAALQNRTVTRVGSGTLVPIDIRLICATNTPIYEMVEENRFRQDLLYRINTVEIRLPPLREHAEDIPLLVEHFLGIYCRKYQKPTKKIQASTLTRLEKYSWPGNVRELRHAVERAVIMSDSDALEPEDFFLTQPRTKRDGLALETYNLDLVEEKVIRKVLAKHGGNVSYAAKELGLTRTSLYRRIQKYGL